The DNA window TCATGTACATAAAGTATTGCAGTTGGCAAATGTGAGAGGACAGCAAGTGTCAATTTTTCCAAATTGTTCCTGTCCTCTGCAGGTTCAATAAATTGTGAAAATACACAAATCAGGCAGATATAGAATGCTAATACAAAAAGCTGAGCCATTATATAACGAGACCGTAATACTGAAACTGTAGCTATAAATAAGCAGGCTACAGAGTGTGTCCCAATCACCATGAGAGATGATTGCGTAGCTTAACACTAGTACAAGAATTATATTCAATGCTTGAACTCCCAAGCAGGAAAAAAGTTATTGCTTTGATATCATACCATCACATCTCTTCAGTAGCCCAGGGGTGTCTGTCACCTGCAGTTAATCCAATCCATTAACAAATTGTAAGAAGATGAGTGATTACATACTAAAATCTTTTTACATCTCACAAAAGTAAGAGAATAAGATGATTAACCTGAAAATGCTGGAAATTTAGAGCAATGTGGCCCATTAGAATTCCTCTAGTTGTGAAAGGATAGTTGCAGACCTGACCACAAACAAGGGATGGGAAAAATGCAGAAGAAAAGGATATTATTaacatcaagaaaacaataatcaatTCGACATAAATTTAACTGACCAGCTTCTACAATAGATGAATACCAGCTTCAGCAACTATAATGGAGCAATGCACACCCCAgccagaaattaaaataataaacacaaTCAGAAGATCCAAAAATCTGTTCTTTTGTTATTCAAATCAATAAGACAAAAGATCCCCACCCAAAGATCTTTAACTTCTTTTCATGCCATCATTTAACTAGAAGCGTTGATTGGGGGGGAGGGTGTTTAGCTGAAAGTTCATACATTGCTACTTATAATATACATTTAAGCAAATATAGAACCTCAACCAACTAGGGTTATCAACATGAGCAATATTTAATTCATTCATTATATACATCCAGAACCACAAAGAACAAAGTATGATGAAGCTAAAAGACTGGTCCAAACCTCAGGCTTCCCTGTTGAGAGCACACGAACCAAGGATGACTTTCCAACATTAGGAGCTCCAACAAGACAAAGAGTAGGTGTTTCCAGATCAACCACTGGCATAGCCCGCAAAGTCTGCAAACTATATTAATTATCAATACTGACCTATCACATGCTAATTACAACTGTATCTAATTATAGTCAGTGGAGAAATGGAGGTTATTttgcaaataaatatataacctGGTAGCCTAGTAAGATGCATCACCATAAGCACCACTAAGGAAATTCATTCTCTAGCAAAGGCCATCTCTAATATGGTCAAAACAATTACAAATTTCAAATGCTTTTTCCATACTCGAGACAAGGACACATGCATGCATATGAGTGCATGACcatacaataaattaataaaaaggagaaatacaTTTCTTTAAAAGGCAGAATACCTTGGCAATGTTCAATAAATCATCAACTGCCTTTCCTTCACATTTAAAAACTTCTTCAAGCTTTTCCAGACCCTGCAGATAACAGGACAGACTGTAAGGTCATATATACTTGTAGGAGGAGTATGCAAAAAAGCAGAATAACAGACCTCATTCAACCGCTCCCCAGCATCTCGTTTTGTTGAAGACTGCCCAAAATCGCACCACCAGTTAGTTACAACTTAATTTCTACAGACAGGTATAGACGTAACGTGAGTGCACTAATTAGTTTCCCTTCATTCACGATATTGTTACAACTGTGATTATGAATTGGAACCTTTCCCCGTACAGATCAAGTCAACATATCACATTGTTAAAGTATTTATGACCTATGGTTCATTTATGATATCCATCAAGTTTTAGAATTCCATATAATCAAGGAGTTCAGCTTACTTCTGTACTGGCAGATGAGAAGGCAAGACAAACATTCATGTATACACAAAAAGGTTTCAAAAATTTACAGGATATGCAGGAAACTAAAACTAAGGAAACATTCTAAGTTTAGAACCATTTATGTAATCTGTAGGTTTTCCAAAAGTTTCAATCATGCTAAAGGTATATCTGAACAATCTTAGCTCATAAAAATCCCAGTCAAGCAACTAGAATTCAGCAACCGAAAATAGGAAAGATACACGCTTCccagtttttagaaaaaattctaACCTTAGCACAGAGAGAAGCACATTCCTTTCCAACACCTACCACCTTCTTCCTCAGAGCATCAACTTTTCTCAGAACCTATCAAACCTTAGATGAATCCagcatttgaataaaacagaagaaaagaGCTGCTACAAATAGTCAAAAGAAATGATAGATTTCTGCACATATTCAATAGATGGGAGAAGACAGGACATTTTCTTAAGCCACAAAATAGTCTTCCACTTTTCTAAAACCATTCATCAGAACTTCaccaaaacataaatagatgaagaaacaatacataaaaaaataaaaaagcatcagTTTTCATGAGACAAGGACCTTCCACTTCATATCACATATAAGTCAGCCTGCCCAGTGGAAGGGGCAGGATGAAGAAGGATTCTTCTCActacttttgcaaagaaaaatgcTTATTTCTGTTATTTGCTGTTATGGAAAGGCATCATTAAGTCGTGCCAATTgcttttatcaattaattttggaAGAGTTAAGGGACCATGGGCCCTTTTGAAGGCAAAGTCTATTGCTAAATGTCCCAAGTCCCAAGAACCATCATACAAGCAAACACACCAGGAATGAGTTCCGCATAAGTTACCTCTTCATAATTTCCATCCCCAAGGGTCAACTCAATAAGTGATCGTTCATAAGGATGCAAATACTTCTTTTTAGGGAAATTCTCCATGTACTCTCTCAGTGGAACTGCCAATTCCTGATGATTAAAACAGAAACCAAAGATCTCAGCCACTCGTCATTTGCATATTATagaagcttctttttttttcagattaacATACTTGAAAAACTTGAGAATAAGGGCTTACTTTCATCAGTGCATCAAGTTGCTTTGCCCCTCTATTTCTCTCTCGTTTTGCAATATTAGCTATGCCTATGAATGAAAAGAGCGAATATTATAAATAACCATTTATCCACAGTGTCTCAATTATGACACAAGAAAAGAATTGCCAAGTGAATCACCTTTTCATTCATAGGCATAAGAAAAGAAGGGGCAAAGCAACTCTTTTCTTATGCCTATGAATGAAAAGagagaatattataaataaccATTTATCCACAGTGTCTCAATTATGACATAAGAAAAGAATTGCCAAGTGAATCACCTTTTGTGGGTGGCACTCTCTTGGCCTTCCTCAATGCTGAATAAAGTATATCAACCGATGGCATCACCATTGGTAGCTTTTGAAATGCACCAACACTTTCAAGTTTTGTTGATTCATTTTCCTAAAATAACGGATTCATAACAGCAATTTATCAAACACACACATATCTCAGAAAGTACATCGGTTGTAGTAAAggagaaaagaacaaaatacaaaaaagggGTACCTTAGTTTTGTCAGGTTGATGTGTTTGAGTGGTAGTGGGTACATAGCTTCCATCGACAATTGCATAAGTGACAGTCTGAACATTTCTATAAAAGCATAAATTTGGATACTTTGTTGCTCCTGCTTTCACATATAAACCTGCATTTGCAATTGCAATTGACAACACGCTATTAACCAGTCATCCGTAGGGAAAACGAAAAACACTAAAACGGTACCCAAAAAAGCAATCAATCATGCCAAATTCAACTCAAAATCCAATCTTTAGTTCTTAAGTATCCAAAGTTCAAGCCACTTcagaaggagaaagaaagagggtTACCCTTGGAAAACTTGGAGGTGTTAGGAAGAATCTTGGTTGAAGGAATCTGCAATAGCTGCGAGAGACAACAGGCACGACTCATCTTCGTTCtctttgaaatcaagagatgcaaACCATTTTAGGGGTTTTATGTTCTTCCCTCCCTTTCAGGGTCCATAAATTATATCTTCCTTCCACTCTTTATGGCGACCATACCCTAAGTCCACACTTTCGATGCTAGTGGCCCAACATCTGCTCTTATTTTGGTCTGGGCGTTTTTTAACTGGGCTTTATAGTCTGCTTCCAGACCCGaatcctgaatttttttttccacttcctTTTTCTCGAAGTACAGATAAGCTCAATTTTACTGCTCAAGCGATCATGTAAGGGAAAATTACTCCAACTTTCCCAAAGTTTTCACGCGGTTacgtaattttattttttctctatagTTTTAGAGACTATGCgctaaataatatttaaattttgacaaaaaaaaaactgaaatatcccttcattttctttacccttttccttatttttctttttcatttttcccttcccttctcctgttttctttctcctctcccCTTAGCAAGGGAAACAAGTAacgaagcagaagcagaagcagaagcagaagatCAGCAGGCCAGAAGTGAAGTTTGGGAAGAATGCAGCGATTGCAATTTGCAACTGTAACTGCAACTAATTCTACAGCAAAGATCAAGAGGATCGCGTGGcaaagctagctagctagactGCTAGTGATCAGTTACAAGCCAGTTGGTAATTAGAAAAGATTGAATCACTTGTATAAAAGCAGAATTGTACAAAAACTTGAAAggaaaagtaataaaaacttAGTTTCTTTGAATTGCTTTCTCCCTAATCTCTTAATCTTTCCATTCTTCTCTCATATCTTAAAAGATTACATTGTTTTGTTAAGGAAGGCCTTAACACTCTACTGGTAATATTAGAGCTTCTCAGGCTCCCTAAACATGTCTTAGGCTCCCCTCTTGAATACATTATGCTTCTTGTATAGTAATCAAGTAAAGTGGTTTTTGGTTTGCCTTGGTGTATCCATTCACCTCGTGTTTATGGATGCGTCGAATCTGGCTATGTTTAGAGCTTTGTAAATCACAAATATGAGAatgatgtttttatcattttagacTATTAttcgattaattttttatttcaatga is part of the Populus trichocarpa isolate Nisqually-1 chromosome 2, P.trichocarpa_v4.1, whole genome shotgun sequence genome and encodes:
- the LOC7453904 gene encoding uncharacterized protein LOC7453904, with the protein product MSRACCLSQLLQIPSTKILPNTSKFSKGLYVKAGATKYPNLCFYRNVQTVTYAIVDGSYVPTTTQTHQPDKTKENESTKLESVGAFQKLPMVMPSVDILYSALRKAKRVPPTKGIANIAKRERNRGAKQLDALMKELAVPLREYMENFPKKKYLHPYERSLIELTLGDGNYEEVLRKVDALRKKVVGVGKECASLCAKSSTKRDAGERLNEGLEKLEEVFKCEGKAVDDLLNIAKTLRAMPVVDLETPTLCLVGAPNVGKSSLVRVLSTGKPEVCNYPFTTRGILMGHIALNFQHFQVTDTPGLLKRCDEDRNNLEKLTLAVLSHLPTAILYVHDLTGECGTSPSDQFVIYKEIKQRFSNHLWLDVVSKCDILQEAPVIFIMEDSDTDNPELERYRKKGPEGAILVSVKDGKGLDELKVQVHELLVTQMDRIRSSKIDEDNPELVT